The following coding sequences are from one Poecilia reticulata strain Guanapo linkage group LG18, Guppy_female_1.0+MT, whole genome shotgun sequence window:
- the LOC103480930 gene encoding piggyBac transposable element-derived protein 4-like: protein MVKRTKTNNFATEEALEKDRRRDSDSSDEDQSEEESDLSECDSVEEYAEIHGGDAFPDEPSDGSDADWEPVQKSARTQDTSNDSETALDLSVPKRGAAGSRLERSEAPPSGEGRWSDTTEPDIVPQQPVFRPSRTPGSQLISTFEYSCVELFQLFFPDSTILTILANTNQYGRSNVSSDKTPWTDITKQDFFSFLSVVLYMSYVRCSSLTDYWRRGNQYSLHFPSNVISAQKWLKILQVLHFSSAKDDAANVSKKGTRKYDRLGKLKPLYTKIREACRQHFHPGQEIAIDERTVASKARQHMKAKPVKRGFKLYVLADSSNGYIWDYFIYEGKADPNGGKGLTHDAVQKLLNTKVLGTGYKLYVDNFYTSPALFTDLLEKRIWACGAIKANRNGFPKTTGNALDKNSEHGSIRWIRKDSVLFVQWRDTRDVCLCSTLHTAHAGDTVGRNVRDGRWTRKEIPVPPAVKDYSRCMGGVHISDAPTGYHQVLQKTRKWYKTLFFHLVDIAVVNAFLLHKEQCKLVGVGPLAQKAYRETLADQLMDLGPKRSASAALPAPRLQHRLTYITQDRTAGRRRCRMCQFRTAVKCDKPLCFVPTRDCYNRWHTRIM from the exons ATGGTAAAacgaacaaaaacaaataacttcgCTACGGAAGAGGCATTGGAGAAGGACAGGAGGAGGGACAGCGATTCTTCGGACGAAGATCAATCCGAAGAAGAAAGCGACCTGTCCGAATGTGATTCAGTGGAAGAATATGCTGAAATCCACGGTGGAGATGCGTTTCCTGATGA ACCAAGTGATGGTTCTGATGCTGATTGGGAGCCTGTTCAAAAATCTGCTCGGACCCAGGATACCAGCAACGACTCGGAAACGGCATTGGACCTGTCTGTCCCCAAAAGAGGGGCGGCGGGAAGCAGACTGGAAAGAAGTGAGGCGCCACCTTCAGGTGAGGGCAGGTGGTCCGACACCACTGAGCCTGACATCGTCCCACAGCAGCCCGTTTTCCGTCCGTCACGCACACCTGGATCCCAGCTAATTAGTACATTTGAATACAGCTGTGTTGAGCTTTTCCAACTGTTTTTCCCAGACTCAACCATTCTAACAATTTTGGCCAACACTAATCAGTACGGACGATCAAACGTCTCGAGTGATAAAACGCCCTGGACTGACATTACCAAGCAggactttttttcatttttgtccgTGGTTTTGTACATGAGTTATGTCAGGTGTTCATCATTGACAGACTACTGGCGGCGTGGTAATCAGTACAGTCTGCATTTTCCCTCTAATGTGATATCTGCCCAGAAGTGGCTCAAGATTCTTCAAGTTCTACATTTTAGCAGTGCAAAAGACGATGCTGCTAATGTATCTAAAAAGGGAACCCGTAAGTACGACCGCCTTGGAAAGCTGAAGCCTCTGTACACAAAGATCAGAGAAGCTTGTCGCCAGCATTTTCATCCGGGCCAAGAAATTGCCATAGATGAAAGAACGGTTGCCTCCAAAGCCAGGCAACATATGAAGGCAAAACCTGTGAAGAGGGGTTTCAAACTTTATGTTTTAGCCGATTCCAGTAATGGCTACATCTGGGATTACTTCATTTATGAAGGAAAGGCTGACCCCAACGGAGGCAAAGGCTTAACTCATGACGCAGTACAAAAGCTTCTGAATACAAAAGTCTTGGGGACCGGATACAAGCTATATGTGGATAACTTTTACACGAGCCCAGCCCTCTTTACTGACCTCCTGGAGAAGAGAATCTGGGCATGTGGGGCaatcaaagcaaacagaaacggTTTTCCGAAAACGACTGGAAATGCACTGGACAAGAATTCAGAGCACGGCAGCATCCGCTGGATCCGGAAGGACTCTGTCCTTTTTGTCCAGTGGAGAGACACCAGGGACGTCTGTCTGTGTTCTACTTTGCACACGGCACATGCAGGGGACACGGTGGGCAGGAACGTCAGAGACGGAAGATGGACAAGGAAAGAGATCCCGGTTCCCCCAGCTGTAAAGGACTACAGTCG ATGCATGGGAGGAGTGCATATATCAGATGCGCCGACTGGGTACCACCAAGTGCTccagaaaacaagaaagtgGTACAAAACCTTATTTTTTCACCTGGTGGACATTGCCGTGGTGAATGCTTTCCTTCTCCACAAAGAGCAATGCAAGTTGGTTGGAGTTGGACCTCTCGCACAGAAGGCTTACCGGGAAACCCTGGCAGACCAGCTCATGGACTTGGGCCCAAAACGCTCTGCATCAGCGGCGCTGCCAGCA